GGAGTTGCAGATCGTTCGAATGGAGTTTTGAGACGTCGTCGATATTCGAACAAAGGACCCAATTACCTTATACATGTTGATGGATACGATAAACTAAAGCCTTATGGGTTTTGTATTCACGGGGCTATGGATGGGTAAGAAATTATAGATTTCACTGATTCAAGATTTATCAGCACTGAACGGTGGCCCGACACCGCCCGGGCTCTTCGTCCGTTAGGACAAGTTACGGTGGATGTTATATATAACATTGTAACCACCTGTTTGTTTCTATTGTTcagatttgtttgtttttttaatctctgtgttttattttattgacaTATCTGTCTCATGTAATATCTGTAAGTATAAGGACGCaataaatttggaattgaattgaattgaattggtgggattcgaacccatccTAATTTAAATCCTCGAGCAATGACAGAAGTAACCTCTCACAGTTCTATCAAAACTAAAGTAAACTTAAGTTTctgctataggcctattttctAAGATTTTGGGTAGTAGACACAAACTATTACTGTGGTATATGAACGGTCACAATGACAAGCTAGGATGGAAACAAGAATATATGCCACAGACCACAATTCAGGGggcattttcatatatttttaggtTTTCAAGGAGAATCCTGTGGTTGAAGGTTGCCAGTACGAATAATGATCCATCGGTCATTGGGTATTACTTCACTGATTACATCAAACAAATTGCAGGTTAGAGAAAATGATGTTATTTTCCGTTAAATTTAGATGTAAGTAAGTAACGGCACCGTACGAATATACAATAATAGGCCTACAGTATATTTATCACCAAAAAAATCACTAACTTCTATGACAAAAATCGATTACAAGCTTTGACATACAATATTTTAGTGGTATGAACCATCCATTGATCTTCTGCAGGTGTCCCTCGGTGCATACGAATCGACGCCGGAACTGAAAATGTTCTACTCTGTGAAATACAGCGATCCTTTCGGGCCGATGACAATGACGACATGGCTGGAGATATGAGCGTCTTGATCGGTAAATCAACCAGCAACCAGGTGTGCAATGTATAACCTTGGCTAAATTTGTTTGGAAGCGGATTTTGAAGATGGCAATGCggtatatcaaataaatatttcaaaattgtgtaatatattttttcagaggatcgaacgattttggcgaacaCTACGAAACTCCGTTGGCCAATTCTGGATGAATATGTTTAAGGACATGAGTGACACTGGCATTTTTTCCAATGCAGATGCTGTTCATGTGTAGGTTGACTTCTGTCTTAGATTCAATTTTTGTGGAATTTTGTTATATTAGGATGAATATAAAGTAATATGGAAacaatcttttttcttttagtGAAACGATACGATTTTGTTTCCACCAACTTATAGAACAAGATCTTGAAGACTTCCGCAATGAATGGAATAGTCACAGAATAAGGCGTCAAAGAAATTGTGATGTACCATGTTCTAAACcggatcttttatattttgcACCAGAATTATTTGGTATGTACACAAGACAGCCCATACGTACAAAATGTGAAATCTTAAAGTCAGATGATGAGATTGGAATTGAAATGTTACTATATAGCATGATTATCCAAAAATTGCATCTAGCGTAACGAGGCCTGTGTACTGTACAGCAGCTTACAGATATTTTGTGATAACAATTacttttgttttgaatttcaattccaTTTTAGGTACTactgatcataaaattgaaatcaattatgaAGACGTCATCGATGTTCAAGCTGAATTCTGCAAACAGCCAAACGATCGTGGTAGCAGTGAACCTGACTTTCCAACAATGTGTGACAATATCATGGCTGTTAATGGATTTTCACTGCCGCAGTCTGCTGATGAAGCCTACGATTTGTACATTCAACTATTGGgccaattttaatttttaaaacgACACCCTTCATATCGCCAAGATTGAAAACACAAGCTTTCTTTTGCATTGTACATGTAGTCTTTACTTATTTCCAACAAATAGAATGTATGCTGTAATACAAATTAAAGTATGCCATAATTTTTAATACAcgtaatcatttttcattcttcatGAAACTAGTGGAAGCATTATGTGGTCATTTAACAACATTCATAACAAGATTCATTACGAGTGAGCCAAGTCAGAATAAACCTCGAAATACTTTTTAACCCACTTATTAGCCCATTGTTCTATAAAGAAATAGCTGTGTTGTGACCTTTTGGAACAAAAAGGTCACAACACAGTTATCTCATTTTAGGATTCTCCTGCATCGTTTGTTATATGATATAACATTAAACTTTGATTTAACCATTTTTTGGATCGGGTAGTTTTGAATGgttttttgagaaaaaatcaACACGTCTTTGCTCTCGATTTTTAATAATTGTTGGTACTGTCATAGGACATCTCACATCGAATTGGGTTCACCCAGTGTATCTGTCTTACCACCAGGAGAGTTGATTATCCCAGGACACTTCTGTAGTATGAGGTAAAAGCAACGAAAGAAATACACGACGTATCAGAAGATTTACGAGTACAACGACTTATAAGTGTATCATGTTATCCTTTATTTGCCCAATAATATACACTAAACTACTTGACAAGTTTATGTTCTGCTATCTACAGATACAAGAGAACATTATGTCAGTGTCTTACATGCATTCACGCATCAGATATATATTGACAAATCCTGACAATACGGATTAAGCGGGAAGTGCTTTGAAGTGCtcgacaatctaacaatttcaaacatgttgatatctttctcaaaaaaggtcacatgaCGGCCAGGATTGcgtaaaaatttgatttaatataTGAATGGATCAACTAGTACAATAATTTAGTGAAATAGATAACGGTTTTTGAGTCCATATGGCGAAATCCGACAGACTACAATTGCTGACTATAACTTTTTTCACTCCCTTCAGGCCCCTGTCAAAAATTTACTGTTTGTATGATGTTCTATCCATGTATTTATCCAGGAATTATTCTATCCAggaattattaattgatgtCGAAATATATCTACAAATAGCTCTAATACTCCATTTTGTATAACCTCCCAAAAAGACcgccattttctttttcaaatgaagATAGACTGACCGAATGACTGagaaaaattatattgattcagcaaatttttacaaaatccTTGTTTAggttaattcttttaaatgaaatgcaAATTATCACTATTATGAACTTGTATCATGCAGATTGAAGAGCAGTTCCTTGATTGTTCAATgcattattattaaatttgaTTGCTTGTAAATTCTCCGGAcgaacgaaaagtgaacgcaatagctgAATAGCTCCCAAGTGAGCTAAAAACAATACATGTAATCCGATTTAACTACGCATCTGTGAAAGTATGGCTAGCTCCTATAACTGCAAAGTCCATGTAACTTTTGAATTGTTCATATGTTGTATGTACAGGAATAGATAGTACGTTGCAACACGTATTCGCCGTTGGAAAGTTCTTCGTCGCATCACTGATATCATCAGGGTGACGAAATTGGAGTTGAAGAGGTGGATCAAATCCGAGAATGGGAACCTGTTCCAAACCGGTGACAAACCGGAGAAAGTCAATCATTTGATCTCCTAACAGAAAAGAATATAACAAGAATACAACATTTcctcattttcatttataaatttgGGTGTTTTAGTACGATATACCTTCAATGTCTGTCAGGTATTCTCGAAACCATCCATACGATTTGTTTTCTAGAAGAGGAGGAGTCTAGAAGAGGagttagtttgtatcatctctgattacttgaattagtctctttgtctctggattgtatatatatctcataatttctgtagtatctcattattcctgaagatgactattaggatatagtcgaaacgttgaataaactactatctcgaagttttcattttcggactttttattatcattgtgggattctctcctcatcgcgtcaacacggatattgtgttctacCTATCGTGATCATGCTACCCACGGATCGAAATATCGTATTAAAATTCTTCTTCTTCACGTTCCCGTACCTCGTCGCTAGCTTCCGAAATTATGAGAAATGCTATATCAAATCCAGGACTGCTAAAAGTAAAGTCAAGTTCCTTCAGGAGTGTTATGCTGAAAAAGTGGTTCCGCGATCACTTTCT
This genomic interval from Tubulanus polymorphus chromosome 8, tnTubPoly1.2, whole genome shotgun sequence contains the following:
- the LOC141909875 gene encoding uncharacterized protein LOC141909875, whose translation is MMDDFIRSLFMSGHQYSDIVNLIYLDCGRTMSVRQLKRHLKRMGLKRNKNYSFEDVVHAVSSELSGSGSCLGYRSMTDRLRHRYGIKTPRSLVARVLRELDEEGVADRSNGVLRRRRYSNKGPNYLIHVDGYDKLKPYGFCIHGAMDGFSRRILWLKVASTNNDPSVIGYYFTDYIKQIAGVPRCIRIDAGTENVLLCEIQRSFRADDNDDMAGDMSVLIGKSTSNQRIERFWRTLRNSVGQFWMNMFKDMSDTGIFSNADAVHVETIRFCFHQLIEQDLEDFRNEWNSHRIRRQRNCDVPCSKPDLLYFAPELFGTTDHKIEINYEDVIDVQAEFCKQPNDRGSSEPDFPTMCDNIMAVNGFSLPQSADEAYDLYIQLLGQF